In the Vulpes vulpes isolate BD-2025 chromosome 12, VulVul3, whole genome shotgun sequence genome, gttcttttcatttcatgGGATGGGGCTGCAGTCTCAGCAGGGGTGAAGATGCAGGTGGGGAATGAGCTCAGAAGGTGAGCAGTCCCCAAATGCCTAAATTAGGAGATGGTGAGGGACTCTACCCTCATCACCCTGTGCCACCCGAGGCACCCTCAAAACTAGAGGAGGCACATCCTCATTTCTCTGGTCCAATTCTTTCCCCGACCCTGGGCCATTAGTGGAGTGTATTGTAAACCTCTCCGTGTGAGATAAATACCCCTATTTATCTGGCAATCATGTATAATGAGGCTCTAAAAGCATTTGCAGGTAAGGGTTCTAAATAAGGCCAGCTAAAGGGAGAGGAAAGCAAATGGGTGGCCGAATGTGGGCTGGAAGTCCTGCCCCTGCACACCCACACGCTTCTAAGGACCCTGCGTTAGTCGTTCTTCTGGGCCACGAGGAAGAACAACCCCGTGTAGTTTGAACCCTTTTCCAAGACGGTCTCGGGTCCTCGCTGAGCCTTCTCCAGCCTCTCAATGGTGAAGCCGGACTCCTGTAGGGCTTCACGCAGGACCTTCTCCTTCAGTGGCAGTACGGTGAATCTTGAGTCTCCCACCATGTAGAAGGTGCAGTCAAAGCTCCCGGTCAGCACCAGATGGCCCCTGGGCCGGAGCAGGGGCCTGAGGTGGCGCAGGGCGTCTCGGAAGGCCTCCAGGGTGACGCAGGCGGACTGAAGACATAGAGAGGAAAGGAGGCAGTCCGCCAGGGGCAGGACTGCGGGTTCCAGGGGCCGTTCTTTCCCAACATCACACTTGAGCACCCGGCGGACAGTTCTCCGTAGCCGCTCCTCCTTCTCAGCCCACTTGTCCCTGAacggagggaagagggaagagtggCCAGCTGGGTCAGGCTCATCGTGTGAGATGCATACATCACTCCTGGCCATTCTGTGCCTTTTGCACAGACTCACTGGTCTTACAGACCAAGAAACTGAGCCCCGGAGAGAGGGCAAATTCAGAAAGCCAGCTACTGACAAAGTCTAGCCTAGGACCTGCTGACCCTGACCCCGAGGTCACTGCTCTTTCCACCTGTAGGCCCTCTCTGGGCAATGCTCCCGGTGCTTGGCCCATTCTCTCTCCGCTGGTACATGTTTAACACAACCTAGCCAAGTGTAACACGAAATGGAAGGCCTGTCAGGAATCAGCTGAGCAAAACTATAAAGTGTGCTTGGGAGACTTTGCAGGGGTCCTCTAGGCTCTCCCCGTGTCTCCTGACCACTCCACTCGACCTCCTTGTCACCTCATACATTCTCTTTTTACCTATATCTTTTCTCAGCACATGGGGGCTCATTTATACCGCATAAGGCATAAGGACTAGCACTTAGAAATTTACTCTTTCcagttctgcatttttaaaaagtcacagtcTCAAGCCAAAGGCACAAGAATCCAATATACAACTTCAACCATCTTACCTACCTGGGGAGAGTGGTATATTGTGAGTGGAGGGGCTATGGTGGACTTCCTAGTGCCCTGAAATTATCCAAGGTAAGTAGAGTCTGCTCACTTGCATGCAAGATTGGTCTTAACTCTAAGCCCACCTTCTGTGATGGGCAGAAAGATGCCACAAGTTCGGAGCCTCCTGGAGGCTGTAATTGGAACAACAGGGGCACCTGCCAAACAATGGCTGGCTGTCACCATTCTCCCTTAACCCCGGTGGGGAAGCCTTGGCATTCTGGGTAGACATTCATGACAACTCCTTTCTGGCTCTGGGTCTGTCTACAGACATCtattcttcttccctcttttggTCTTTATTGGATTCATATCtcactcttcttcctttcttcttgggACCCCACTGACTTTCTTCCTTCTTAGTCTCCACCTGCCACATGAGCCCCATGAGAAATCTTGGATTCTGAGAGCTAAGTGAAGCCCACATCATGGCGATCCCAAAGCAAACAGCAAACCCCTTACCTGTCCCCCTCAAGCTCACACACATATTTCACCACTGGGGACCAGTCAAACGCCCCTGGCATCTTCTTCAGCCACTTTTCCAGCTCTAGGAGGTTCTTGTCCGTGTAGTCAGTGGCGATTATCTCCTCAAAAGactcacaggcagagagaagctggTAGATGGTGGGCCCAGAGCCTATGTCAATCAGGAGCTTTCCTCTCAGGCCACCTGCTTTAGAACAGACACATTCTAAGCCATTGGTGCCAAAACGTGGCTCTGAAAGGCTCCTCTCTCTTGTCCCACCTGGAGAGGCTGCAGGGAGTCAACCATTTGGGAGTGGAAAAGTCCAGCATGAGAAATGCTGCCTGTCCAAACAGCCTTAGGCACCCCCGCACAGAGTCccagcactgagcatggagagTTTGGTAGGAGGGGAGAGTGAGGAGCAGGAGAGTTtatcttggggggggggtcactTAGTGGAGAACGAGCTTTTGTCCTTCCAACTGCCAATTCATCACTGTAAATAAGCGTTAAGAGAAGAAATCTGGTCACACTCCTGGGGACGCCCATTTCCATAATGCAAGCACTCTTCACTAAGTGTCCTACAGCCCCACTAAAAACATCCATAACATTCCAAAGATCAATCACCAAACTTTTATTGCGAACCACCTGTATTCCCAGTCTTAGACTTTATGAGAGGAGAAAATCTTGACCCAGAGACCTCAGAAATGTTTAGGTACCATCAAGTACCATATATCAAGTATATCTAGAATCATCCTATAGGACAGTTCCTCATACTCTCCAAGATCCAAAGTTTCTGTCAATTGTCTAGCcgcccttccccactcccaccctaaACTTGCCCTAGGATTGAAGAAGATCAGCAACTAATTTAAAATTTGCATGCCTACCCTTCCTCCCACAAACCTCTCCCCGGTTTCAAGGAGACCAGCACCTGGTTTAAAAGTGGCGTTGTAGTGTTTTAGGGAGAAATGGAGGATGTCATCACCTACAGCGTTCTGGCCCATCTTGTAGTAGTCCAGGTATGTTGTGGGTTCAAAATATGTCTGGTAGACATCCAGCCCCGTGGACTCCTGGAGAGCCATGGAGAATTATAAGCTTTGTCCAGGAAGGAGCAGTCTGATGCTCTGGGTCCTTCTTGATGGAGCTCAGGCTTAGTCACTTTGCCTGCCCTTAAATACTCAGATAAAGATCAGAACAACCAATGAAAAATGTTTCCTGAATCCTCTTCCCTTCGGCCATTCACCTCTGCCACACTCGAAACTCCCATCCCcttctccagctccctcctccAGTAGTGGACCCCACTCTCTACTCTTACCCCAACCCCCAGGATTTTCAGTGGCTTTGGCTTGTATGGAAGGGTTTCCAGGCTCTTCTGCTCCATTGTGCCACGCCCTCTTCTACAGtggtttttaaagcaattttaaaagctTGCCTAGTTTTTACATTAATTCCCCTGTGAACCCCCAGTTAATAGGATGGATATGCCTTAGTGTGTTTTGATCTTAAGCATTTTCTGAACTACACCCCTTCATACAACACCTGGTTTCTGCCCCAGATCACTTATTGGATGTGGACAATATTTAGCAAAATAGGGAAGATAAGAATATGTTTTAGTTGAGGGGTGAAGATGAAACAATCAGCAGTGATGAGTTTAGTTTTGAGCATACTCCACTTAAGGCTGAAAAACCTACTCTAACCCAGATATAAGTatagaacacacagagagatctGAGATGAAGCTACAGATGTGGAATGAGCAtgcaaaaaatactttttctgtcaCTGAACTGAATTTCTTCTTCAAGTCCCATGGGTGGTAGATGTTAAATCTCAATCACTTAGAGTCTTCCTTCaccaggagtgggggtggggtagagtgGGGAAGTTATGTGGTGCCAGGCAGGGGAGCTGGCTTTTGTCCATGATGTTGGCACCAAGATTCCATTGCATAATCTTTCCAGATCACTGATTAACAAGAGTTACAACATCCCCTTTATGCAACCTCTATGCCTGTACCACTACCTCTGCCCTATTTCCATTCCCCACTCAGGAGCAAGGGAAATCACTCTCCCACTCCTCAGGATCTTCTGGGCCATGAAGCAACCATAGTAACTTTTCTTCTGCTATGGCACCATATTGAGAGTAGGGACAAGTCTGAAGTCTTGACACTTCCTAGCCCATACTCCGGGAAAGGGCACAGGTTCCCTgcgtttacattttctttaataaaaaaaggataGATTAATTAATAGGGGtgtcctgggtgactcagttagttaagtgtctgccttcagctcagttcatgatctcagggtcctgggatcgaaccccatgtagggctcaggaggaagcctacttcttctccctttccctctaacCCTCCCCTCAActcatgctttctgtctctcactctctaataagtaaatacaatatttttaaaaatgtaattaataggggcacctgggggactcagtggttgagcatctgcctttggccctgggatcgagttctgcatcaggctccccacagggagcctacttctctccctctgcctatgtttctgcctctctctgtgtgtctctcatgaataaataaataaaatctttttaaatataattaatagcaCAAATTTAGTTAATTTATATATTGATCTCTGTAatctgaaaacagaaagtatACCTTTTGCTAAAGCTGTCCATGGAATATTCAAGAATTTACTGTATATAAAACAACAAGAAATCATAAAACTTCCCCAAAgtagaaataacacaaaatgaaatactCTAACTAAAATGCAATAAAACAGACATTCATtataaaaccagagaaaaaaagacactctaacacaaatatatttttaaattttctctgaaaTGCTCTTGGTTCagtgaggaaaggaaaacaaaaatcttaaaatatgtggAAAACAGTCCTACAGATGAGAATCTGAAAGCAGTGGGAAATTCATGATCTTAAATATTGATgttaatgaataataaaaaataataaattagggATCCAGATTAAGaagttaaaataacaaatacatttaaagaaagcatagggataaaattaataaaagggaAAGTCAACATTAATAAATGAACAGGTGATAAGTACAGAAGCCAAGCCAGACTGGAGTTGAGGGAGTGATCTGGAGGTGAAAGGTTGATGAGGAACGCAGGGAATGGGAACACTTggctggggaggggaagaaaggaatcaagcagtagccacatgtggatatGCctttgatgagagagagaaatgctaaATATTTTGACAGTAGAGCAAAAGGCAAGGATAGGTGCAAGTGCAAGTCAAATTTAGAGAAATGAGTGAGAATCTGAGAGTTCACAGCTGAAAATTGTGTTTTTCCTGAAAATGAGTAGGGAGATATTGGTGTTTCAGATTCAAGGCAGAACCAACACTCGATGGAAGTCACGGATGAAGGAAAGACAGAATTCTTAGGTATTTTCAAAGGCCCAGATAACTTGGTAGGAGTTCGGCCTTGGTAGGAGTTCAGTGTGATTTTCCCCAGAGTGCTTAAAGGTCTAGGTGGAAGAAAAGTGAACATAATAGTTTGAGGTGGTATTGGGATTTTCCTGGGCAGGGGAATTACAAGGGAAATGGCCAAAAAAGTAGAAGAGACAGCCATCTATTTCTCTATTCAAAGtatattcattgagcacctgtTATATAAGATATTAGGTAAATATTGAAGAGCATGGACTTTAGTTAAACTGCCTAGATTCAAAGTCTActtccaccatttatttatttttttttctacttccaccatttaaaagatatatccttggacaattttttttttgccttggtttttttttttttttaatctggaattCATGAGGTCAATGATTGATCTACCTCATAGAGTCGTCAAGAGAAGTAAATGAGTTCAAATAactcattcaaaataaataactcaaagaatttagaacagaaatttcacttctGGCCATGGCAGAGTAACAAACGCTGGAATTGCCTTTCACTGTAAAAACTACCAAACTGGACCAAATGTGGGACACTGCTGTCTTCGGACATCAACGATAGGCACCACACAAGTGCAGTCACATAAAGTGAGCCCAGCCTCCACCAGCTCTCCACCTGGGGATGCTTTTTCTTGACTACAGCACAAAAAGGCAGAGCCCAAGGAGAGTCCAGCTGTCCTGCTGAGCTAAGAATGCAAATATTAGAGTTTGGAGCTGTCGCCAAATGGAAATTGTGTGCTCAGCACCAGGGAGGAGGGAATCACATGAGGGACCCACAAAGTGGATCATttgctaggactgccataacaaagtaccacaaaagtGGGGAGGGAGGCTCTAACAACAGAAAGTTActctctcactgttctggaggccagcagtgtgagatcaaggtgttggagTATTAGTTTCTTCTAAGGGTGAGTGAGAATCTGCTCCACACCTTTCCCCTGGTGTCTGGTGATTGTCACCAATCTTTGACATTCCTTGGGTTGTAGATGCATCACCTTGatctctcctttcattttcaCATGGCTTTCTCTCAGTGTCCAATTTCCCCTTTTCAGAAGGACACTAGTTATACTGGATTATGAcccaccctaatgacttcatttttatttaattacctctgtaaaaaccctatttccaaataaaggtcacattctgaagtgtTGGGGGAACTGAACTTCAGTCAATCTTTTGAGGGGAACACAATTTAAGCCATACCAGGGTCTCACCATTAGTTTCTTCCAGAACTGGGCTGCACATGTACAGGTTGAGCTTTTGTAAGAGACTGGCTGCTAAGgagttgagcacagagccaaaaTGTTAATGATCACACCATGCTGGGAGTCATCATTCCAGCCAAAGTGGAGAGATCCTGTTGTTGCAGCATTCAGCTGCCCTACCAGAAAATTCATGCTTTGGGAAGAAGGATCATGCCCTAGAATAAAGGCTACTTTAGTAGATTCACTCTAACAAAGCTGGGAGTCATCATTCCAGCCAAAGTGGAGAGATCCTCTTGTTGCAGCATTCAGCTGCCCTACCAGAAAATTCATGCTTTGGGAAGAAGGATCATGCCCTAGAATAAAGGCTACTTTAGTAGATTCACTCTAACAAAGCCTTAAACCTTGTCCTTGACAGGGACAAGGAAACCCTCTGATAAATcaattgccttcttttttttttttttaaagattatttatttatttattcatagagacagagacagagagagagagagagaagcagagacattggaagagggagaagcaggcaccatgcagagagcctgacgtggcactcatccagggtctccaggatcacgccctgggctgcaggcagtgcttaaccgctgtgccacaggggctgcccatcAATTGCCTTCCAAAACTAAACCCAACCCTCTTTAAAGACAAACAGCATAATCCAGACTCTTTCCAGTAGATCTCCCACAATATCTAACCTACAATAAAAACTTCTTAGATATTCCATGAACCAGGAAAATGTtacccataaaaataaaatgtatccgTGGAAACAGACTCTGGGATGATCTACATGATGAAATTAGCAGACCAGGACTTTAAGGTAGTTATAATTAATGTGTTTAAggagttaaagaaaaataagtcttaatGAACAAAAAATGGGAAATCTCAACATagaaatgaaacttttattttgtaaagaaattctagactggggatgcctgggtggtgtgccttcagctcagggtgtgatcctggagtcccgcgattgagtcccacatcgggctccctgtgagcctacttctctctctgcctgtgtctctgcctctctctctgtgtctctcatgaataaataaataaaatcttttaaaaaatagaattaaatttaaaaaataaattctagactGAAAAGGCAACATCTGAAGTGAGGAATTCACTGGTGGTTTTAACAGCAGATTGGAGATGACAGAAGTCAGAGCCCATAAACTTGAAGACAGAGTCAGAAAGATGATCCattctgaagaagaaagagaacaaagattgAAACTAAATGAACAAAGCCTCAGAAACttgtaggaaaatataaattgtctAGCATGTAGCTAATAAGAATCCctgaagaaaaggagggagagaatggggAGTGGGTAGAAAAAGTTATATGAAGAAGAAATAGTTAAAACTTTCCCAAATTTTGTAAAACACACCAActtacagatccaagaagctcagcaAGCCCCCAAGCAAAGAAAGTCGCAACTCAGCACATCATACAGTTACACTTCCGAAAATTGTGAAATtattcagagaaaaatgacatgTTATAGCAAGGAGAACAATGCCACAAATAATGGCTGAGTTCTCATCAGAAACAGTGAAGGCCAGAGATAATGGATGACATCCTTaaatctctaaacaaacaaataaaataact is a window encoding:
- the LOC112926001 gene encoding nicotinamide N-methyltransferase-like isoform X1; this encodes MALQESTGLDVYQTYFEPTTYLDYYKMGQNAVGDDILHFSLKHYNATFKPAGGLRGKLLIDIGSGPTIYQLLSACESFEEIIATDYTDKNLLELEKWLKKMPGAFDWSPVVKYVCELEGDRDKWAEKEERLRRTVRRVLKCDVGKERPLEPAVLPLADCLLSSLCLQSACVTLEAFRDALRHLRPLLRPRGHLVLTGSFDCTFYMVGDSRFTVLPLKEKVLREALQESGFTIERLEKAQRGPETVLEKGSNYTGLFFLVAQKND
- the LOC112926001 gene encoding nicotinamide N-methyltransferase-like isoform X2, translating into MALQESTGLDVYQTYFEPTTYLDYYKMGQNAVGDDILHFSLKHYNATFKPGGLRGKLLIDIGSGPTIYQLLSACESFEEIIATDYTDKNLLELEKWLKKMPGAFDWSPVVKYVCELEGDRDKWAEKEERLRRTVRRVLKCDVGKERPLEPAVLPLADCLLSSLCLQSACVTLEAFRDALRHLRPLLRPRGHLVLTGSFDCTFYMVGDSRFTVLPLKEKVLREALQESGFTIERLEKAQRGPETVLEKGSNYTGLFFLVAQKND